The following are encoded together in the Pseudomonadota bacterium genome:
- a CDS encoding DUF6502 family protein encodes MGYISHYYYVNSTTHSEKTRKLATNSQTESNDADVKQGLLAAYRRFMGPLVRILIRNGISFDEFADELKGVFVEIAHDDFPIDGRNPSGTRIAILTGLTRKEVKRQLERLESGEQNSSGDPNRVMRVLNGWHVDPEFTGPYGLPHELYFDSPQGKTPSFSELVRRYSGDMSPRAMLDELLRSEAVEELPDKTLRALTRTHVTSRLDPQFVARLATIIGSLAETLDHNLMSETTNEPKRFERNVFTEIGVNTKVLDDFNLLMRDKGQRFIETIEQFLTANEGVDLDEQNKAEIKVGVEVYMYIEKE; translated from the coding sequence ATGGGATATATTTCCCATTACTATTATGTGAATTCAACGACGCATTCGGAAAAAACAAGAAAATTGGCCACGAACAGCCAGACAGAATCAAACGATGCGGACGTAAAACAGGGACTGCTAGCGGCATATCGTCGCTTCATGGGACCGCTAGTTCGGATCCTTATCAGAAACGGAATTTCATTTGACGAGTTCGCAGATGAATTAAAGGGCGTTTTTGTGGAAATCGCTCATGACGATTTCCCCATCGACGGACGCAATCCATCGGGTACGCGGATTGCGATTTTGACAGGACTGACGCGGAAGGAAGTTAAGCGGCAGTTAGAGAGGCTCGAATCAGGCGAACAAAATTCAAGCGGAGACCCCAACCGCGTTATGCGGGTTCTAAACGGTTGGCATGTTGATCCGGAGTTCACGGGACCTTATGGACTGCCCCACGAGCTCTATTTCGATAGTCCGCAGGGAAAAACGCCGAGCTTTTCGGAATTGGTAAGGCGCTACAGCGGGGACATGTCCCCGCGAGCGATGCTGGACGAGCTTTTAAGGTCTGAGGCTGTTGAAGAACTGCCAGACAAGACTTTAAGAGCACTTACAAGGACGCACGTTACATCGAGGCTAGATCCGCAATTTGTGGCTCGCTTGGCAACCATTATTGGAAGCCTTGCCGAGACTCTGGATCACAACCTTATGAGTGAAACAACCAATGAACCTAAAAGGTTCGAAAGAAACGTATTTACAGAAATCGGGGTTAATACAAAAGTTCTAGACGATTTCAATTTGCTGATGAGAGACAAGGGTCAGCGCTTTATTGAAACGATTGAACAGTTTTTAACCGCAAATGAGGGTGTTGACCTAGACGAACAAAACAAAGCCGAAATTAAGGTTGGCGTCGAAGTCTACATGTACATCGAAAAGGAATAG
- the ligA gene encoding NAD-dependent DNA ligase LigA → MTVSAAVRRQAKRLREQLDRANHQYHVLDDPDLPDVEYDRLFHELVALEAKYPELIDAQSPTQRVGGAPVDGFEQVTHRVPMLSLGNAFSDEDVHDFEHRLIERLKKDHEAPSDIEFAAEPKLDGLAVSLRYENKQFVQAATRGDGQTGEDITHNIRTLKSVPLQLPDNTPNELEVRGEVYMPLAGFEEMNTRLLKDDQKPFKNPRNAAAGSLRQLDPRETAKRPLTIYVYSVGDVAGWTMPDKHSDVLKQLSEWGFRVCPENQVVQGAEGCLAFHASILARRSTLPYEIDGVVYKVNHLTLQETLGFVSRAPRWAVAHKFPAQEEVTTVLDVEFQVGRTGALTPVARLDPVFVGGVTVSNATLHNMDEVARKDVRIGDTVIVRRAGDVIPEVVSVVASKRPKKTQAIVMPERCPECQSPVNREEGEAVYRCTGGPQVCPAQFKQGLWHFGSRRALDIDGLGDKLVDALVDHQFVTSIDGLFKLEQGQLVSLDRMGEKSARKLLESIEKSKNTTLARFLFGLGIREVGESTAAALADHFGDLDRIMSATEEALIEVPDVGPIVAQRVRHFFDADANVALVKELIRLGMKWPDPQRSTPANDNTAISGKTFVITGTLKEMKRDEAKARILAAGGKVTGSVSKNTDFLVAGEKAGSKLAKAEKLGTIILSETELLDLLYS, encoded by the coding sequence ATGACCGTATCCGCTGCCGTTCGACGACAAGCCAAGCGTCTGCGCGAACAACTTGATCGTGCAAATCATCAATACCACGTACTAGACGATCCCGATCTGCCGGATGTGGAGTACGACCGTCTGTTTCACGAGTTGGTTGCACTTGAGGCAAAATACCCCGAGCTGATTGATGCCCAGTCACCTACGCAGCGAGTGGGGGGGGCGCCCGTCGATGGGTTCGAACAGGTTACGCATCGAGTTCCGATGCTGTCATTGGGTAACGCATTTAGCGATGAAGATGTGCATGACTTCGAGCACCGATTAATTGAACGGCTCAAAAAAGACCATGAGGCACCGTCCGACATTGAATTTGCTGCCGAGCCCAAACTCGACGGTCTGGCCGTCAGCTTACGCTATGAGAATAAACAATTTGTACAGGCCGCCACGCGAGGTGACGGTCAAACCGGTGAGGACATCACGCACAATATCCGCACGCTGAAGTCCGTTCCACTGCAATTGCCGGACAATACGCCTAATGAACTCGAGGTGCGTGGCGAAGTGTATATGCCGTTGGCCGGTTTCGAAGAAATGAACACTCGGCTCTTAAAAGATGATCAAAAGCCCTTTAAAAACCCTCGTAACGCCGCAGCGGGCAGCTTACGCCAGCTAGATCCTCGCGAAACCGCCAAGCGTCCGCTAACGATTTACGTCTATTCAGTTGGTGATGTCGCCGGATGGACCATGCCGGACAAACACAGCGACGTGCTCAAGCAGCTGTCAGAATGGGGATTCCGGGTGTGCCCGGAGAATCAAGTTGTCCAAGGTGCGGAGGGGTGTTTAGCCTTTCACGCCTCGATCTTAGCTCGACGCTCGACGCTGCCTTACGAAATCGATGGCGTTGTGTACAAGGTTAATCACTTGACGCTGCAAGAGACACTCGGATTCGTATCGCGTGCTCCGCGTTGGGCGGTGGCCCACAAGTTTCCCGCTCAGGAAGAGGTAACCACCGTGCTGGATGTCGAGTTTCAGGTAGGTCGCACCGGTGCGCTAACGCCCGTTGCGAGACTCGACCCCGTGTTTGTTGGCGGCGTTACGGTCAGCAATGCGACCTTGCACAATATGGATGAAGTGGCGCGCAAAGATGTGCGAATTGGTGACACCGTGATTGTTCGTCGTGCAGGCGATGTGATACCCGAAGTCGTCTCAGTTGTCGCCAGTAAACGACCTAAGAAAACCCAAGCGATCGTCATGCCTGAGCGATGTCCGGAATGTCAGTCGCCGGTGAATCGCGAAGAGGGTGAAGCGGTCTACCGCTGCACGGGTGGTCCCCAAGTATGTCCAGCGCAGTTTAAACAGGGGTTATGGCATTTTGGCTCTCGTCGTGCGCTTGATATTGACGGATTGGGTGACAAATTAGTCGACGCGCTGGTCGATCACCAATTCGTTACCTCTATTGATGGCCTCTTCAAACTGGAGCAAGGCCAGCTAGTCAGTCTTGATCGAATGGGGGAAAAATCAGCGCGGAAGTTGCTCGAGAGTATCGAAAAGAGCAAGAACACAACGCTGGCTCGTTTCCTATTTGGGCTCGGTATTCGTGAAGTAGGGGAGAGTACTGCTGCGGCCTTGGCCGATCACTTTGGCGATCTTGATCGCATCATGTCGGCTACAGAAGAGGCACTGATTGAGGTGCCGGATGTCGGCCCCATCGTTGCCCAACGTGTCCGACACTTTTTCGATGCGGACGCCAATGTTGCGCTTGTTAAAGAGCTCATTCGATTGGGCATGAAGTGGCCTGACCCTCAGCGCTCAACGCCAGCCAATGACAATACGGCCATCAGTGGCAAAACGTTTGTCATTACCGGTACCCTCAAAGAAATGAAGCGCGACGAAGCCAAAGCCAGAATCCTAGCCGCAGGCGGTAAAGTAACTGGAAGTGTCAGCAAAAACACCGATTTTCTCGTAGCTGGCGAAAAAGCAGGTTCCAAACTCGCCAAAGCGGAAAAACTCGGCACCATTATTCTGTCTGAAACAGAGTTATTGGATTTGCTGTATTCGTAA
- a CDS encoding L-threonylcarbamoyladenylate synthase, giving the protein MARLLEVHPDNPQPHRLRQAAEMIQGGGIVVFPTDSCYALACRPGNTQSVERMRRLKQLEKRHLYTLICKDLKDLAKFAQVDNTAFRLLKSHTPGPYTFILKASREVPNRLQTKKRKTIGIRVPDHPVAQALLAAVEGPLLSTTVELPGADMPLNDAFEIDEAWGHSVDVILDAGACGIAHTTILDLSGRDVEVVREGKGPIDGLFDG; this is encoded by the coding sequence ATGGCCAGGCTACTTGAAGTGCACCCCGACAACCCCCAGCCCCACCGTCTGAGGCAGGCGGCGGAAATGATTCAGGGGGGCGGCATTGTCGTGTTCCCGACCGACTCGTGCTATGCGCTCGCGTGTCGGCCCGGCAATACCCAGAGCGTCGAGCGCATGCGCCGCCTCAAGCAGCTTGAAAAGCGGCATTTGTACACGCTTATTTGTAAAGATCTCAAGGATCTTGCCAAGTTTGCTCAGGTGGATAATACGGCGTTTCGATTGCTCAAGTCCCACACCCCCGGGCCGTACACGTTTATTCTCAAGGCGAGCCGCGAGGTGCCCAATCGCCTGCAAACCAAGAAACGCAAAACCATCGGTATCCGGGTACCCGACCACCCGGTAGCCCAGGCGCTGCTGGCGGCGGTAGAGGGGCCATTGCTCAGCACCACCGTCGAACTGCCGGGTGCCGATATGCCGCTCAACGATGCCTTTGAGATCGATGAAGCGTGGGGCCACTCGGTGGACGTAATCCTCGACGCCGGCGCGTGTGGTATCGCCCATACCACCATCCTCGACCTCAGCGGCCGCGATGTTGAAGTCGTGCGCGAGGGCAAGGGGCCCATCGACGGCTTGTTCGACGGCTAA
- a CDS encoding DUF6502 family protein: MGLKREIVSVKACYMMIQPVIKILLKLGVSFKTFTSIAQKVYIDCVLDDENNKVSVSAIAAMTGISRKKVGDFIDIETSDLSEPTDKLAVAVVIDNWWEHLDEKGEPLHLPIVSESGLDVKTLIAGAKVDLPFSTVVKLIKKSEQIEIDDKGFFYPISRENVDAQKTTSGSILDCAASVHGYADTIYKNLFPECSERKDKLFERRARVPHMSKEEFAKFQSFCTLKLPELVIQFNEWLDENVGDCKISASPNQGFTGVGIYAFDYTEIRI, translated from the coding sequence ATGGGCTTGAAGCGTGAAATAGTCTCGGTAAAGGCTTGCTATATGATGATTCAACCAGTGATAAAGATTCTATTGAAACTTGGAGTATCCTTCAAAACATTTACTTCAATCGCGCAAAAAGTATATATCGACTGTGTGCTTGATGATGAAAACAATAAAGTTAGTGTTTCTGCAATTGCTGCAATGACGGGAATATCAAGAAAGAAGGTCGGAGACTTTATCGATATAGAAACGAGCGATCTATCAGAGCCGACGGACAAACTAGCAGTAGCGGTTGTAATTGACAACTGGTGGGAGCATCTCGATGAAAAAGGCGAGCCGTTACATTTGCCGATTGTTTCTGAGAGTGGTCTTGATGTAAAGACACTAATAGCAGGTGCAAAAGTTGATCTTCCATTCTCTACGGTTGTTAAATTAATAAAAAAATCGGAGCAGATTGAGATCGATGATAAAGGGTTCTTCTACCCTATCTCTCGAGAGAATGTCGATGCGCAGAAAACGACTAGTGGATCAATATTAGACTGCGCTGCTAGCGTTCATGGATATGCCGATACAATTTACAAAAATTTGTTTCCAGAGTGTTCGGAAAGAAAAGACAAGCTTTTTGAAAGAAGGGCGCGTGTTCCTCATATGTCTAAAGAAGAGTTCGCAAAATTCCAGTCTTTCTGCACCTTAAAACTTCCAGAGCTTGTTATTCAGTTTAACGAGTGGCTAGACGAAAACGTTGGGGACTGTAAGATCTCTGCCTCGCCCAATCAGGGATTCACCGGCGTGGGGATTTATGCATTCGACTATACTGAAATTAGAATCTAA
- a CDS encoding peptidylprolyl isomerase: MKHISILLLGLMAIACAPTGDKSDDNVPAPTGTVIATVDGQPIYDEMMDFYRKARFGDRETTDDENELILNDLTQLYAMVEEAKRQGIDQDPDISMRIKMQGMSLMAQRVMQQFREDNPITDEQVQAAFETSENDNEFKARHILVKEESEAVDLINQLDAGADFATLAEEFSTGPSASRGGDLGWFPAAQMVKPFGDALPGIEPGNYGKTPVQTQFGWHVILVEDTRAVPFESVSDKLREQLATDQVNDFLESVKAKAQIVDKRT; the protein is encoded by the coding sequence ATGAAACACATTTCTATCCTGCTGCTCGGCCTCATGGCGATCGCTTGTGCGCCGACCGGCGATAAGAGCGACGACAACGTACCCGCCCCTACCGGCACCGTGATTGCGACCGTTGACGGACAGCCCATCTATGACGAGATGATGGATTTCTACCGCAAGGCGCGTTTCGGCGATCGAGAAACGACCGACGATGAAAACGAACTCATTCTCAATGACCTCACTCAGCTCTACGCCATGGTTGAGGAAGCGAAGCGGCAAGGAATCGACCAAGATCCCGACATCAGCATGCGCATAAAAATGCAGGGCATGAGCCTTATGGCCCAACGCGTCATGCAGCAATTTCGCGAAGATAACCCGATTACCGATGAACAGGTTCAGGCAGCGTTTGAAACAAGTGAAAATGATAATGAATTCAAAGCACGACACATACTAGTTAAAGAAGAGTCAGAGGCTGTGGATCTCATTAATCAGCTCGACGCCGGCGCTGATTTCGCCACACTAGCCGAAGAATTTTCTACCGGCCCCTCCGCCTCACGCGGTGGCGACCTAGGCTGGTTTCCCGCCGCTCAAATGGTCAAGCCATTTGGTGACGCTCTTCCTGGTATCGAACCCGGTAACTACGGTAAAACTCCCGTTCAAACGCAGTTTGGTTGGCACGTCATCTTGGTCGAAGACACACGGGCAGTACCCTTTGAGTCGGTCAGCGATAAATTACGCGAGCAATTAGCGACAGATCAGGTCAATGACTTCCTCGAATCAGTCAAAGCAAAAGCGCAAATTGTCGATAAACGGACGTAA
- a CDS encoding BolA family protein encodes MNAERIERMKALLQEALTVDSLEIIDDSHKHAGHAGAKDGHGHFTLKITATEFDGLTTIKRHRLIYEVLGDMMKTDIHALRILATPPAD; translated from the coding sequence ATGAACGCCGAACGCATTGAACGAATGAAAGCGCTCCTCCAGGAGGCGCTCACCGTTGATTCGCTCGAGATTATCGACGATTCGCACAAACATGCCGGCCACGCTGGCGCGAAGGACGGCCACGGGCATTTCACGCTCAAAATTACGGCCACAGAGTTTGATGGCCTAACGACCATTAAGCGCCACCGACTGATCTACGAGGTTCTGGGCGACATGATGAAAACCGATATCCATGCGCTGCGAATCTTGGCCACTCCACCGGCCGACTGA
- a CDS encoding septation protein IspZ: MQMAFVLIPAALFFGAYKLYDFYVATAVLMATVTLLTIIEWVRTREANKLHLVSTVLLVVLGTVTLVLRDPEFLQWKFSVYHWIVAAVLLWTQLFRKKTGVQSFFETIGSLSAGDDDGVDLGKLPEHKYRVSNMASIAYFASVGFINLYVAFRMSEAAWVNWKVFGIVILNFVFMISLMVYLFKGEFSNSSSSSE, from the coding sequence ATGCAGATGGCGTTTGTGTTGATTCCCGCCGCGCTTTTTTTTGGTGCGTACAAACTTTACGACTTCTACGTGGCCACGGCAGTGCTCATGGCCACGGTCACCCTACTGACCATCATTGAATGGGTGCGCACACGAGAAGCCAACAAACTGCATCTGGTGAGCACTGTGCTGCTTGTGGTGCTGGGCACCGTCACCTTGGTTCTGCGGGACCCAGAGTTTTTGCAGTGGAAATTCAGCGTCTACCATTGGATCGTAGCCGCCGTGCTTCTTTGGACACAGCTTTTTCGTAAGAAAACTGGGGTACAAAGTTTCTTTGAAACCATCGGCTCGTTATCCGCGGGGGACGACGACGGTGTCGATCTTGGCAAGCTGCCCGAGCACAAATACCGCGTGAGCAACATGGCGAGCATCGCCTATTTCGCATCTGTGGGGTTTATTAACCTCTATGTGGCGTTTCGCATGAGCGAAGCGGCGTGGGTGAACTGGAAAGTCTTCGGCATCGTCATTTTGAACTTTGTTTTCATGATCAGTCTGATGGTTTACCTATTTAAGGGCGAGTTTTCCAACTCTTCCTCTTCCTCCGAATAA
- the zipA gene encoding cell division protein ZipA, protein MNELRWILLGIGLVILALIYLFGRKNQDEEPFENDLVRHEPTLDQSSGDEIKPSVPVYSEPDPVPEQDEGVYDTPSLDEVLDEASRPSPTLVDDGVITPSASEEMPSEDALPEPEREPEPLPDKVIALHLIPKTEAMFDGVEFVGALQAEGLEYGQFDIFHRYAEDEGGRPQSQFSLANMIKPGTFSLENLDTQHFKGASLFLVLPGPEDAVAAFADMVATGRRLAATLGGQLLDSQGTVLSRQSASHLREDIINYQHGLSAEPVE, encoded by the coding sequence ATGAACGAGCTTCGCTGGATTCTTCTTGGCATAGGATTAGTGATCCTGGCGTTGATCTATCTATTTGGCCGAAAAAATCAGGATGAGGAGCCGTTCGAGAACGATTTGGTGCGGCATGAGCCTACGCTTGATCAGTCGTCGGGCGATGAGATTAAACCGTCAGTCCCTGTATATTCTGAACCCGATCCGGTGCCAGAGCAGGATGAGGGCGTTTACGACACGCCATCATTAGATGAGGTACTAGATGAAGCCTCGCGTCCATCGCCCACTCTGGTTGATGACGGTGTGATCACGCCGTCCGCGTCGGAAGAAATGCCATCCGAGGACGCACTGCCAGAACCCGAACGCGAGCCGGAGCCGCTGCCCGACAAAGTTATTGCGTTACACCTTATTCCAAAGACCGAGGCGATGTTTGATGGCGTTGAGTTTGTTGGGGCGCTTCAGGCAGAGGGCCTGGAATATGGCCAGTTTGATATCTTTCACCGCTATGCAGAGGACGAGGGTGGACGTCCACAGTCTCAGTTTAGTTTGGCCAACATGATCAAACCGGGCACCTTCAGTCTTGAAAATCTCGACACGCAACATTTTAAAGGTGCCAGTCTTTTCTTGGTGTTGCCGGGGCCTGAGGACGCGGTAGCGGCATTCGCGGATATGGTGGCGACGGGTCGCCGATTGGCGGCGACGCTTGGCGGGCAACTGCTCGATTCTCAAGGCACTGTTCTCAGCCGGCAAAGTGCGAGTCACCTTCGCGAAGACATCATTAATTACCAGCACGGCCTCTCCGCCGAACCCGTCGAGTAA
- the smc gene encoding chromosome segregation protein SMC codes for MRLSKIKLAGFKTFVDPTTVTLPSNLVGVVGPNGCGKSNVIDAVRWVMGESSAKNLRGDAITDVIFNGSSSRKPVGSATIELVFDNADGKIGGQYAGYAEVSIKRTMSRDGTSTYFLNNTRCRRKDITHVFLGTGLGPRSYSIIEQGMISRFVEAKPDDMRVYLEEAAGISKYKDRRRETNNRIRHTRDNLDRLNDLREEVDKQLKHLQRQANVAEKYKTFQEEARLLEAELLALRYAEMEDRRTAEAKLTHEKEMALEAAVAELRSVEAEIEKLRSESGEQGDAFNAVQERYYKVGSEIARLEQDIQHAKDLKHRQQQDVDKSEQGIKEFEVEIQSDEEQLKELATDLAAMEPEWERLTQLSQTSEASWRDAESRMNTWQAQWQSVSAENSEAVQRTRVESTRIEQMDQQLKGLVSRQERVSIERAALSVADIVAELSSLDGNESGLKVSLTQAQEALHVSSEHIQKTRERDVALTRELDETRATLQQHKGRLASLEALQQAALGGGEGKVSRWLESQRLDAQPRVAQELSVEPGWELAVETVLGDYLEAVCVDGMDSVAAVIGNVEDLNVQFVDRHQAVETKPDSLAQKVRVGTGVEALLSSVRVARDLSDALSLRDRLTTGESVVTPDGIWLTRHWLRVNRQKDAGAGVLARETELREVRATLEELQRKAQQLEEQHEHARSELKRLDSERDERQHAVNSIHREHVDLVAQIDARRSRLDDMNARIEALDVDATDLAESITTIDGRIIESRAALDTADAALSESEDRLQRLKAQESGVREELDSTRSSYERDRTAAHNIEVKVESRRSTRDSAQENLRRLREQLARLTERRTELMQQLAEGEAPMATQQESLNGLLEKRLEVESELGEVRKTLEATNQSLRETEQKRQHREQDVTERREAVQQVRISAQEIKVRRDTIAERFAETGRDMAEVRSGLPEEAEPEVWQEKTEKMAKKIARLGAINLAAIDEFKEQSERKEYLDAQHADLVEALDILEAAIRKIDVETRTRFKETFDKVNDGFKKLFPKLFGGGHAYLELNDSDLLTAGVTVMAQPPGKRNASIHLLSGGEKALTAVSLVFSIFELNPAPFCMLDEVDAPLDDANVARFCNILREMQDKVQFIFITHNKTTIALAEQLIGVTMQEAGVSRPVAVDVAEAVEMAQAV; via the coding sequence ATGCGATTGAGCAAGATAAAGCTCGCCGGCTTCAAGACGTTCGTTGATCCCACCACTGTCACTCTACCCAGCAATCTGGTCGGCGTTGTCGGCCCAAACGGGTGTGGCAAATCAAACGTTATCGATGCGGTGCGTTGGGTGATGGGTGAGAGCTCGGCGAAAAACCTCCGAGGCGACGCGATTACCGACGTCATATTCAATGGCTCGAGTTCTCGTAAGCCTGTCGGGTCCGCAACGATTGAATTGGTGTTTGATAACGCCGACGGCAAAATTGGTGGGCAGTACGCAGGTTATGCGGAAGTGTCGATCAAGCGCACCATGAGCCGTGACGGTACGTCGACGTATTTTCTGAACAATACGCGCTGCCGCCGCAAGGACATTACGCACGTGTTCCTGGGAACGGGGTTAGGTCCGCGCAGCTATTCGATTATCGAACAGGGCATGATCTCTCGCTTTGTCGAGGCGAAGCCCGACGATATGCGTGTGTATTTAGAAGAAGCGGCGGGCATTTCCAAATATAAAGATCGCCGTCGTGAAACCAACAATCGCATCCGTCATACGCGCGACAACCTCGATCGATTAAATGATCTTCGAGAGGAAGTCGATAAGCAGCTTAAACACCTTCAGCGCCAAGCCAATGTCGCTGAAAAGTATAAAACCTTCCAAGAGGAGGCGCGCTTACTCGAGGCGGAACTTCTGGCCCTGCGTTATGCGGAAATGGAAGATCGCCGTACGGCTGAAGCGAAGCTGACTCATGAAAAAGAAATGGCGCTGGAAGCGGCCGTGGCCGAACTGCGGTCGGTCGAAGCGGAAATCGAAAAGCTGCGAAGCGAAAGCGGTGAACAAGGCGATGCATTCAATGCCGTGCAGGAACGCTATTATAAAGTAGGCTCAGAAATAGCTCGACTCGAGCAAGACATCCAGCACGCGAAGGATCTCAAGCATCGCCAGCAACAGGATGTGGACAAGTCTGAGCAGGGCATCAAAGAATTTGAGGTCGAGATTCAGAGCGACGAAGAACAGCTCAAAGAGCTGGCCACCGATCTGGCTGCGATGGAGCCTGAGTGGGAACGTCTAACTCAGCTTAGCCAAACATCGGAAGCGAGCTGGCGCGATGCCGAATCGCGTATGAACACCTGGCAAGCACAATGGCAATCTGTCAGCGCAGAAAACAGCGAGGCGGTGCAACGCACGCGTGTGGAAAGCACGCGTATCGAACAGATGGATCAGCAGCTTAAAGGACTGGTCTCGCGGCAGGAGCGGGTGTCGATCGAACGCGCCGCGTTGTCGGTGGCCGACATTGTTGCCGAACTGAGTTCGTTGGATGGCAACGAAAGTGGTCTCAAAGTCAGCCTCACGCAGGCGCAAGAAGCATTGCACGTCAGCAGCGAACACATACAAAAGACACGCGAACGCGATGTAGCGCTCACCCGAGAGCTTGACGAGACGCGTGCCACACTTCAGCAGCACAAAGGTCGTCTAGCATCACTCGAGGCACTGCAGCAGGCTGCACTCGGTGGTGGTGAAGGCAAGGTTAGTCGCTGGCTCGAGAGCCAGCGACTCGACGCGCAGCCGCGTGTGGCACAAGAATTGAGCGTCGAGCCCGGATGGGAGTTGGCGGTTGAGACGGTTCTGGGTGATTACCTCGAGGCGGTTTGTGTCGATGGCATGGACAGCGTGGCAGCGGTGATCGGCAACGTTGAAGACCTAAACGTGCAGTTTGTTGATCGACATCAAGCCGTCGAGACAAAGCCCGATAGCCTCGCGCAGAAAGTCCGCGTGGGTACCGGTGTCGAGGCGCTGTTGTCGTCGGTCCGAGTCGCTCGTGATTTAAGCGACGCCTTGTCGCTCCGCGACCGTCTGACGACCGGTGAGTCGGTGGTGACACCCGACGGTATTTGGCTGACTCGACATTGGTTGCGTGTGAACCGTCAGAAGGACGCCGGGGCCGGTGTGCTGGCTCGAGAAACAGAGCTGCGGGAGGTACGCGCTACGCTTGAGGAGCTTCAACGTAAAGCGCAGCAGCTTGAAGAACAACATGAGCACGCGCGGAGTGAGCTTAAGCGGTTGGACAGCGAGCGTGACGAGCGCCAGCACGCCGTGAATAGCATTCACCGCGAACATGTCGACCTTGTCGCGCAAATCGACGCCCGCCGCTCACGGCTTGATGACATGAATGCGCGCATTGAAGCGTTGGATGTTGACGCGACGGATCTGGCGGAGTCGATCACCACGATTGATGGGCGCATTATCGAATCACGAGCGGCATTGGATACCGCCGACGCCGCGTTAAGTGAGTCAGAGGATCGTTTGCAGCGGTTAAAAGCACAGGAAAGTGGTGTTCGAGAGGAGCTGGATAGCACCCGCTCAAGTTACGAGCGCGATCGGACGGCGGCGCACAACATCGAGGTTAAAGTTGAGTCACGTCGCAGTACCCGCGATTCAGCGCAAGAGAACCTGCGGCGACTGCGTGAGCAGTTGGCGCGTTTGACCGAGCGACGCACGGAACTCATGCAGCAGCTTGCAGAGGGTGAGGCTCCCATGGCGACGCAACAAGAATCGCTCAATGGGCTACTTGAAAAGCGGTTAGAAGTTGAAAGCGAGTTGGGCGAGGTACGCAAAACACTTGAAGCGACGAACCAATCACTGCGCGAAACCGAGCAAAAACGACAGCATCGCGAACAAGACGTGACCGAGCGTCGTGAAGCGGTACAGCAAGTGCGCATTTCTGCTCAGGAGATCAAAGTTCGGCGCGACACAATCGCCGAGCGGTTTGCTGAAACAGGGCGTGATATGGCCGAGGTACGGTCTGGACTGCCCGAAGAGGCCGAACCGGAAGTATGGCAAGAAAAGACTGAAAAGATGGCCAAAAAAATTGCGCGTCTCGGTGCCATAAACCTGGCGGCCATCGATGAATTCAAAGAGCAGTCGGAGCGCAAAGAATACTTGGACGCGCAGCACGCCGATCTAGTTGAGGCTCTCGACATTCTTGAAGCGGCGATTCGCAAGATCGATGTTGAGACCCGCACACGTTTCAAAGAAACCTTCGATAAGGTGAATGATGGCTTCAAGAAGCTGTTTCCAAAATTGTTCGGTGGCGGACACGCCTATCTAGAATTGAATGACTCGGATTTGCTGACGGCGGGCGTGACGGTCATGGCGCAACCCCCGGGGAAACGCAACGCCAGTATCCATTTGCTGTCGGGTGGTGAGAAAGCGCTCACCGCGGTGTCGTTGGTTTTCTCGATTTTCGAGCTGAACCCCGCACCGTTTTGCATGCTCGATGAGGTGGACGCGCCACTTGATGATGCCAATGTTGCACGGTTTTGTAACATTCTGCGCGAGATGCAGGACAAAGTGCAGTTCATTTTCATCACACACAACAAGACCACGATTGCATTGGCCGAACAGCTTATCGGTGTAACGATGCAAGAAGCGGGCGTATCTCGCCCGGTCGCGGTGGATGTGGCGGAAGCCGTGGAGATGGCTCAGGCGGTGTAA
- the queF gene encoding preQ(1) synthase has translation MTIFPGEALGAGGTAPPSRELETFPNPSDERDYTIRMRIPEFTCVCPKTGQPDFATLHLEYVPDKLCIELKSLKLYLWSYRDEGAFHEAVTNQILNDLAAACAPKFMRLTAEFYVRGGIYTTVVASQQHPDWTPPDPVQLR, from the coding sequence GTGACTATCTTTCCAGGTGAAGCGTTAGGTGCCGGCGGAACAGCACCACCCTCTCGGGAACTCGAGACGTTTCCGAACCCTTCAGACGAGCGTGATTATACCATCCGAATGCGAATTCCGGAGTTCACTTGCGTGTGTCCGAAAACAGGGCAACCCGACTTCGCCACGCTCCACTTAGAGTATGTTCCCGATAAACTTTGTATCGAGCTGAAATCCCTAAAGCTTTATCTGTGGAGCTACCGAGACGAGGGCGCGTTTCACGAGGCAGTGACCAACCAGATCCTCAACGACTTGGCCGCCGCGTGCGCACCGAAGTTCATGCGACTGACCGCTGAGTTCTATGTTCGGGGCGGCATCTACACCACCGTGGTGGCCAGCCAGCAGCACCCCGACTGGACACCGCCAGACCCAGTCCAACTTCGCTGA